Part of the Tenacibaculum sp. SZ-18 genome, GGAATTTGAATTTATACGATGGAGAGTTTACTAAAATTTTATATATCAAAACGAAATAAAACCTATTTACAACAACGCGTATAATTAATTGCGGCTGAATTTACTCAACTGAAATTCAATCTTATTCATTATCTTTCCGAAACAAAGGAAAATGACTCGCATCCTTTTCCCGCAAAAAATCATACACAATTAAGTTGTAGAGAATAAGCAAAAGAATAAATGTCAAACTTATCAGATATTTTAATAAAACATTCAGAAAAGAAGGAGTTAATTGATTTTCTCAAAAGTCATTATGTAATTAATCGAGAAGAAATTGATGATGATATTCAGTTATTGAAATATTTCGATAAAAATCGAGATACCAGAACATTTGTTATACATCAAGATAAAAATAATGAATGGACTCAAGTAGAATATGAATTGGGTGAATCTACTGAATCATTAAAAGAATTTGATGATTGGATTCTTGAGTTTACTAAACGATTTAAAACAAAAGCAATAATTGCTTATGAGCAAACCTCCAGTGCAGCCTGTCGATTTGCCTATTTTGAAAACGGAAGATTAATAAGGTCAATAATTCAAACATATTTTATTCCTGAAAGTAAGATTAGACTTACTGAAAATATTGGAGAAAAATTTGATTTCGAAATATATAAATACGCAACTCCAATTAACGAAGAAATCGATTATGATGAGTTATTGAGTTATTATGATGATTTCCAAGTATGGCTTAAAAAACTTGGTTTTGAATGGAAGAAGGAATTTGGAAATTATTACGACTATACACACCTGGAAATAATTAAAGAAAAATAAACTCTCTACAACACTGTGTAAAAATGCATTAAAACGCATTTTACACTAACCGTTGTAAGCAATTAAACAGAACCAATGCTGACCATTGAAAAAATAAAAATTTATAACAAGTTTGGCGGAGACATTGACGGATTAACCCGAGTCGGAAAATCGACTGAAAAAAACTTGATTAGTGACAATGATTGGTCCTTAATTGACGAATTTGAACAGGATATAAAATTGATTTCCGATAGACTTGTATCAAAAGAATATAGAGAAAAATCTTTAATCAAGTTGAATGAAAATTGCGATTTGGAAACCAAAGACTATTTCAAATCCAAAATTCCATTTTATTCGGACTTTAAAGAAGTTTCAGAAATAATAGCTAATATCAAATCAAGAATTAATGATGAAACTGATACAGTTTGGGCAGGATTTGATAATACGGAAGTTTTGATAAAAGAACTTGATTCTGACCAAAAACAAATAGAACTTTTGAACTTTGATACTCTTGAGAAAACTATGGTGGAATTTTTACCGACCAGCACTTATCAAGAATTGGCAATGTCAAATGGTTGGAGTGATGAATATTTACAAATAGCGGAGAAATTTGATTCTATTCATAAGCGGATTAGAGAAAAACTGCTTACAACAACGTATAAAAATAATGGCGGAAGTTCTGCTAAAATAAAGAACAGTAATAACAATAAACTTTGGTCTAAATTGAAAAGTTTGTGGTCTTAAAACCGCCACTATTCTTATACAAGACCGTTGGCAACAATTTGAACTCATTTAAATGAAATCTATTTATATTTTAATAATTACTCTGTTTTCTTTAACTATTTGTAAAGGACAAGACAAAATTACTTTTGATATTAAAGAAGTTTTTCTCCAAAAAAAAGATTTTAAAAAGCGGAAATCTGATTTTATAAAAAAAGGCGGAAATTTTTATGAAGATAAAGATTATATTGTGTCGAAAAGTTGCAGTGGTGAATGGGGAGGCTCAATTTTTTTTAAAAACAAAAAAAGTGGAATTGAATATTCTTGCAGTGCTACTTGTCCAGTATCCGTAAATCTTATAGATGGAAAATATATAGTTACAAATTCGCTTGCTCATTTAAGCGGTTCATCAGATATAATTGAAATTAAAAATCCTGAATTAATGTCAGTTTTTAAAATGCCTGAACCTAGAGAAATAAAAAATGGGATTAAGCATTACTATACTGGAGATACAGAAAGTAAATCAAGAAAAGGAGTAAAAGAAATTTGGAACGGATTCGGAATTTTAACTTTAATAAGTTTTGAATTTAAGGAACAATTGTATCATATAATTTCAAAAGACGCAAAAACATTTTTAGCCACTATAGTAGAAAGTGAGCTAAAAATTATAAATCAAATTTCTAAAGAACGAATTTGGGATTATGCTCCAGAAACTTTTAAAGATGAAAAGGGAAATTTAATCGTATTTTTCAATAATCACAGCACTAGTGGATATATTGAAATCATAGGAAATGAAATAAAAGTAATAAGAACAAAATAAAAAACTGTTGCCAACAACGTATAAAAATAATGCTTAAGTTTAATACTAAATCAAGAGGTTAGTGCGTATTTGGTCAATCCGATTTTCCTCCGGAAAATTCTAGAACTCTAAAACGCACTATTCTTATACAAACCGTTAACTATCATTGTCGAGAATTATGTGAAGTTCTCTTTTTGATAAATCAAAGTAAGTTGCAAAATTTTACTTTTCAAAGGTAATTCTAGCCTTGTCCTTTTTTTAGAGAACTAAACGTTTTATGGTTTGGCTCATTTGCCAATCTCCTAATTTCTTGATTGTCGGTTCTTATTTTGTGTTTGCAAAGTCTCTGAATCGTTCCGATAACTTAGCTTACTTTTTACTTTTGAGTAGAACCTCATCGTATTTTTAGCCAATTCTCGCTGAACGTTCTGATCCGTTCTTTTTCTAAAAAAAGGCTTTATACAAATCTTAAAATACGCAAACTAAATGCAAGTAAGGCTTGTAACTATTTATCTTTTTTTGGCTGAAAATTGTTCTTGTTTATAAACCTTTAGATTTGCATTCTGTCTCGTTTGCTTTCAGTGTAAAATTTTCTAAACGCTTTCAATCTTGGCTAGTGTTCTCCAACATTAGTTAACAGCGTGTATAAAAAATTGCTTAATTCTCTATAAATCAAAAATTATATTTACTTTTAAATCATGAAAATGAATGAAAAATTGCTACTAAAATCATCGCAACTTTTCATACACAATTACGTTAGGGGCAAGCAAAAAACCGAAGAATGAAAACCACTTTTTTAGGACACGGAATCGGAACAAAAGAGAAACCAAATGTTGGAAATCAATTAGCTGATTCTTTTTCATGTGACCAGTTTATTTCTTTCAATGGCTTTGTTGCTTTTGCTACAGGTTCAGGTGTAAAGACAATAATAAAATCAATTGAAAATTCGAATCATATTTTCGAACAATGCAGATTCTTTATCGGCATTGATAATATGGTAACCTCTGAAGAAGCATTAAGACTTTTATTAAAGAAAAATGTGGAAACTTTTATTTACTATGATTCTATAAAGAAAAACTCTATTTACCACCCAAAACTATACATCTTCGAAGGTCAAAACAATCACCGAGTAATTATTGGTTCTTCAAACTTAACTTATCAAGCTTTGAACAGTAATCTAGAAGCATCAATCCAATTGGAATTTGATTCTGAAAATAAAGAAGGTAATTCTCTTTTGAAAGAAATAAAAGAGTATTACTCAAGTTTACTAGATCTCTCTTCAACGAACATTAGGCTTTTGACAGAAGAATACCTTGAAGAACTTATCGAAAAGAATCTTTTATCAAAAAAAATAGAAATTATAGAAGAGGAAGGAAAAAGGTGAGTCTACTACTTCTACAAACTCAAGTAGAAATTATGAAGTAAAGTTTACTGAAACTGACCACCAGCAATTTAACACACTTTTAATCGATATTTAGAATACATAAAAACTGAAAGGAAAGACGGCATTGTTAGCAAACATACTGAGGACAAAGAATTGTTTAGATGGTATCAAAAAATGCATGCATTATACAATCAAGGAACGGACGCTTTTCCGTTTGAAATATTTGAAACTCTCTTAAATGCAGAATTTCCTTTTGATGGAATTGGACGTATTAGAAAACATTTAATAGACTGGAATTTAGAATTTCAAAAAATGTTAGAATACAAAGCTAAATTCGACCCAGATAAAGACTACATACATGTACCTCAATTCAAAAACCCATCAAACAAGTATTTTAAAGTAGGTCAATGGTGCGCGCACCAAAAACAGCGTAGAAAGGGAAATAAAAACTATGGTATGGATTGGTTGCCATATGAAGAGGAGAAAATGAACTCTGTAAATTTTGTTTGGGACCTTTCCAAAATGGGTAAGCGTATTGACAAAGACAGATGGATGGACAATTTAGCAGAAGTCGAAGATTATTATAGTAATTCCAATAACTATAAAACTGTTCCATCTCAAAAAACATACATAGGACATTGGTTAAGTGACCAAATGTCTTTCAAAACCAAACAGGATCGTGAAAATAGAAATGATTTAATAAGTGAAGAGCATGAATTAATGCTAGGTCAGCTTTTAAAACAAAATGGCGTAGAATGGGAATATCGCAAACAAATGGAAAGAGAAGGTATTCTGAGTAAATTGGAAGATTGGCGTTATGTAGAAAATCTCAAAGTGACAGGAAACCTAAAAGAATTTAGAGATAAGAATCCACAAATTTTGAAAAAAAAGCGAGATAATGTTGCTCAACTTAGAAGTCAGAGTAAAAGGTGGAATAATGATAAAAACAACTGGAAATACAAATACTTAGATGACGCAGGGTTTCCATACAAATAATGATAAAAAGCCAGCCCCTAACAAGGTGTATAGCCAATAGGGCATTTAGAGATAAATTGCAAGTCCTGTTCTTTGAGCAGGCAACGCCAAAACAAAGTTTTGACGTTAAACAAAAAGAAATTTAAAAGTAAAAACGTTTGTTTTGGCTCAGTGGTAAACCGGAAGTGAAGTGCTTCGCATCTGCCCTGCTGTCCATACACAGAACGTTGGCGAGCATAAAATCAAAAAATGAAAAGAATATTATTAATGGGAATGTTTGCGAGCATTTTGAGCTTCTTCGGTTGTAAAGAAAAACAGTCCGAAAAAAGCAAAAGTGATTCGGAGTTTGATGCACAAATTTCAGAAAGTATAGAAGCATTTAAAAATAGACCAATCCATGAAAATCTCACCCAAGAGATAATTGATTCTACAAAGGACGAAGATTTAGTACAAGTAATTTTTGACAACTTAATAAGTAAGCTTCCAGAAGACTACACTAAAGAATATGAGACAGTCAATGGCTGGAATCAAGCTCGAAAAACAATTTATTTGATTTGGTTATTAGAGGCTGAAGTGAATAACGGTGGATTTAATCAGTTCTACTTTAATTCGAGTGGCCAATTTTACAAGTATATTCCAGAAGCCCTATTAAAAATAAACGCAGAACTGTTTGCTGACTTGACAGAAAGGGCAAACAAAGTTTATGAATCTGAAAATGAAAAAATAACGGAGAAACAAGACGGCACATTAGAGGGATTTAGTGAATCCTATGAAAACAATCCGTTAAATTCATTTGATGATGAATTTTATGAGCTTTATGACAAAGAGGACTTAATGAAACTTCAAGTAGAATACATTAGAGAGAACTCTAAAGAATTTATCGATTAAAAAAAACGACTCGCCAACAATGGCTATAAAGCATAGGCCTAACCAACCAAACCGTTCCTACGCTTCATAGCCGAACCGTTGGCAACAAGTTAACCGAATCTGGAAACTGATTGACTAACTGAAAAACAACGTTCACTCATTTTCGATTTTAGAATTAATAACAGAAACTTTAATTTGAATTAAAATAATAGAATATGAAAACCATTTTTACCCTTATAATGCTATTCTTGACATTTAATTCATTTTGCCAAGAGATTTCTGGAAAAAAAACAACAGACAATCTAAATTATTCAGAGAATTCTAAAATCAAAGTTTTTTATTCTGACAAATCAAATAAATTTCATTCTAACCAAAAACCAGTAAGCATATTTGTTAATAAAAAATTTATTGGGAGTTGGGAAGTATTGAATTTTATAAACTCTGGTAAAATTGAGAGCTCAAAAATCGAAAAAGAAAAATTTGAAATGAACGGAACTGAGTATTATGGAAAGATTTTTATAAGAATGAAATCTGATTACAATCCGAAGTTTCTCAAATTGGAAGAGCTTTCTACAAAATATTTGGACTTGAATGAAAACCCTATAATCTATCAAATTGACGAAAAAGTCATTGAGAGTATAAAAACCGAAATTTTAGTTGACGAGAATTTTATTTTAAAAATTGTTGTTGAGAAAGTAAAAACATCTGAAAAGAATACAGAAATCAATCTGATTAGACTTATAACCAAAACGCCTGAAAATATAAAAAAGGCAAATGAAATACAAATAAGAGGAATTGAAAAATAAAACCAGTTGCCAACAATGGCTATAAGTAATTGCTTACTCTAAGCTACTTTGGAAATTCCGCAGGAATTTCCGCCGTTAGTTTGTACTTGGGGAATTTATTACTAAATTCACGCAACTACTCATAGCCGAGACAGTTAGCAGCAATTTGAACAATGAATATTAAAGAATTACTTGGAGAAAGAATTAAAGATATTCTCGTTTGGGTAAAAATGGAAGTTGGCGGACTTGACCAGGGACAAGTTTTCATTGAATTAAATAGTGGAAAAACCATTTCGATTCCTTGGGATTTTGAATCTGAAAATATTGAAACCAAACCCAAAGCTAAATCTAAAAGTTTGGTTCTGAAATCAAGCGATAAAATCAGGATTGAATCAACGGAATTTAATTTTCCAGAAGGTAAAACTTGGAATCAAGTGAGAGAAGAAGTTAGTAGGAACCAAAACTCAACTTTTTTCGGACGACTGAAATATAAACTCGGATTTAAAAACGGAATCCCAAAAAGATATACTTCTAAATCAACAGAGATTGTTGACAACGAAATGAAAAAGTTTGCGAATCTTAAAATCGTAGATTTTATAATTTTTGAGGACTATGATTCTGTTGGATTTTTAGAATTAGAAAACGGAAATATAATAACCGAAACATTGACCGCACCTAACGGAACTGGAATGGCAGGACTGAATATCTTTGAAAACTTGAAAGATTTTGAGGAAAATTGCGGAACTGAATATAAACGATTAAAAAACAGCTGCTAACAACGGCTATAGTTCATTACGGGGGACTTTCTGCAGAAAATTCCTATCTTGCAGCAAAGGCTTGGTTTACGTCGGAATAATTCTGCGTACCATTCCGTAACGAAACCATAGCCAAACCGTTACCCAACATTTGACGAAAGAGTTGAGCATTAAGCAAAATATGGCTTAATTCTTGAACTGAAAACCAAAAAAAACATGAAATACTCTTTGCTCTTTACATATCTTTTTTTAATTGTTTCTTTTGGCCAATCATTTTCTCAGGAGAATACTTCAGACGATATTATTTCAAGAATTATCCAAAAAAATGGACAAAAGTTTGTGAAAAGTAAGAACATAAATTCTGTTTCAATAGGGATTTATAAAGACGGTCAAGTTTACACCGAGCACTTTGGGGAAATAGTAAAGGGAAAGAACAACCCACCTAATGACAAAACTGTTTATGAAGTGGGTTCTGTTTCAAAAACCATTACTGGTTATCTCGTTGCTAAAGCCGTTCTAGAGCAAAAAATTAAACTAGAAGATGATATTAGAATTTATTTAGAAGGAGATTATTCAAACTTAGAATATAACAGCACACCAATCTCAATACGGAACTTAATTACGCACACTAGCGGATTACCAATGTTCCTTCCTTTCAAAATGAACGGATTATATGAAAAACTTACCAAAGAAGTCCCTAATGAGTATTTGGCATTAGAAAAATCATACAGTAAAGAGAAATTTTTAGATGATTTAGCAAGTGTATCAATAACAGCAAAACCAGGTACAAATTATTCGTATTCCAATGCTGGTGCGGAATTAATCGGCAAAATACTAGAAACAGTCTATCACAAAAGTATCGACGAGTTACTTAAAGAAAATATCTCAGCTAAATACAATACGTCAACTACGAAAATTAAATTGGACTCGATACAAAATAAAAAACTCGTTCGTGGATATTGGATGAACAGTGAAACACCTGCACCCAATAATTTGAACCCTCTTTGGGGAACAGCAGGAGGCATAAAAATGACAATTATTGATATGATGCAATACGTTGAACTACAATTAAACAATAAAAACCCAATAATATCTGAATCCCACAAAGCGCTTTATGAGGTACGTAGCCCTTTGAATATTGCCTATTTTTGGCGTGTCTGGAAAGATAAATATGGAACATCATATAATCATCACGGAGGAACAAGTGGTACTCAAAATTGGTTGTTCATTTATCCAAAATATAATTTAGGAATATCAATTATAACCAATCAAAGTGGACCTAAAACACCAAACCTGTTAAGTAAAACAGCTCAAAAAATCCTTAAGGAATTAATAAAAGAATAAAACGTTGGGTAACAATGGCTATAAGTAATTGCTTTTTCTCACCTCTTCTGAAAATCCTCGCGGATTTTCAGAAGAGGTGTGTACTTGCAAAGTTAAGTGCTAAACCACGCAACTACTCATAGCCGAGTCGTTGTGTGTAATTTTAGAAATGAGACAAACGATAACCAAAAGTGATAAAAATCTAAGGATTCTGAACAAGTTAATTGTGAACGGATTCTATAATGGATATATCGGAACTGAAAAGTTTGAATTAATGCGGAATCGTTTTCCGAACAATCACAGACTAATCGGAATTGTAAATGACACAGGTAATTACAATTTGAAATTTGACTTTAAGTCACCAATGAATATTTTAGCGAAAATTTTACTCGGACTCGGAATTCTGATTTCAATAATTTCGCTGATTAAGGGTAATTGGATTTTGCCGATTGTGTTTGTTACTTTCGGACTGATTATGTTTGCGGATTTTAAACTAAAAGAGAAAAAAGAAATGAATATATTAACGGATAAACTATTGGAATTCCACAAAACGGAATATAAAACGGAATAAAAACTACACACAACAATGCATAACCGCAATTACGGCGGATTCAACTACGTCTGAATCCACTCGGAATTGCTAACGCTAGTGAATTAAAGAAAATAACAACTAATTTAACCCGCAACTGACGGTTATACGAAACCGTTAACTATCATTGTCGAGAATTATGTGAAGTTCTCTTTTTGATAAATCAAGTAAGTTGCAAAATTTTGCTTTTCAAGAGTAATTCCAGCTTCGTCCTTTTTTTAGAGAACTAAACGTTTTATGGTTTGGCTCATTTGCCAATCTCATTGTTTCTTGATTGTCGGTTCTTATTTTGTGTTTGAAAAGTCTTTGGCTCGTTCCGATAACTTAGCTTACTTTTTACTTTTGAGTAGAACCTCGTCGCATTCTTAGCCAATTCTCGCTGAACGTTCTGATCCGTTCTTTTTCTAAAAAAAGGCTTTACACAAATCTTAAAATACGCAAACTAAATGCAAGTAAGGCGTGTAACTACTTATCCTTTATTGGCTGAAAATTGTTCTTGTTTGTAAACCTTTAGATTTGCATTCTGTCCCGTTTGCTTTCAGTGTAAAATTTTCTAAACACTTTGAATTTTGGCTAGTGTTCTCCAACATTAGTTAACAGCGTGTATAAAAAATTGCTGCATTCTCTATAAATCAAAAATTATATTTACTTTTATATCATGAAAATGAATGAAAAATTGCTACTAAAAATCATCGCAACTTTTCATACACAATTACGTTGTGCGTAAGCTTGACCCGTCCTGAATAAAGGCTACATAATTTTAAACATTATGTATAAAAACGACAAAGTCATCAGACGCTATTCAGAACCTTTTAAATTGAAAATTTTAGACGAACTTACAACCGGAAAATTAAACAAATATCAATTAGGTAAGGCATATGGTATTGCTCCAACTACCATTAATGAATGGATTAAAAAGTATAACCGTAAAGACCTTATGAATACCAGAATAACCGTGAAAACTAAGGATGAAATAACCAGAATTAAACAGCTTCAAAAAGAGATTGAACAACTAAAAAAACTCTTGTTAAAAAAAGACTTGGATGCTATGATTCAAGATTCATACCTAGAAGTTGCTGCTGAAGACCTTGGTTATAAATCTGTAGCAGAACTAAAAAAAAAGCTAAATATAGAGCGTTAATTACATCTAAAATCAAAGCTAAAGGATTTGCGTCTTTGACAACTATAACTAACTGTTTCGGACTTAAACGTGATGCATATTACAAATATAAACACAGAGCTGATAAACGGTTAAAGCTAGAACAACAGATTATTCAAATTGTTAAGCAAAAACGCAAATCCTTACCAAGAGAAGGTGTTCGTAAACTCAAAACATCCTTAAAAAACGATTTTGATAATGCAAATCTTAAGGTAGGAAGAGACATGCTATTCAATGTCCTTAGAAAACACAATATGCTTACAACCAGAAAGAAACCAAGTTATAGAACTACCAATTCTTTTCATAGATTCTATAAATACAAAAACATCATAAAAGATCTACGTGTTGATAGACCTAACCAGGTATGGGTAAGTGACATCACCTACATTAGAACTGTAAAAGGATTTTGTTATTTAGCCCTTATAACCGACTTGTATTCTAGAAAAATAATAGGGTATGATCTTAGTGATAGCTTAGAGCTTAGCGGATGTGTAAGAGCATTAAAAAAAGCATTATATCAAGCTAAAAATACGGATGAACTCATACATCACTCCGATAGAGGAATACAATATTGCAGTAACCTATATACACAAATTTTAAAAAGGAAGAACATTAAAATTAGCATGACAGAAGATAATCATTGTTATGAAAATGCTGTCGCTGAAAGGGGAAATGGTATATTAAAAGATGAGTTTTACTTAGATCAAACATTTGATAATGTGATACATGCAAAAAGAGCTGCAAAAAGTGCAATCAATCTATACAACCAAATAAGATTACACGTATCTTTAGACTATAAAACACCAAATATGGTATACAAATTAACAGCCTAAATCAATTTTTAACCTGTAGCCATATTTCAGGACTAGACATTTAAACCAACTATCAGAAGCTAAATACTGAATGAAGAATACTTTGATAATACTACCC contains:
- a CDS encoding phospholipase D-like domain-containing protein; the protein is MKTTFLGHGIGTKEKPNVGNQLADSFSCDQFISFNGFVAFATGSGVKTIIKSIENSNHIFEQCRFFIGIDNMVTSEEALRLLLKKNVETFIYYDSIKKNSIYHPKLYIFEGQNNHRVIIGSSNLTYQALNSNLEASIQLEFDSENKEGNSLLKEIKEYYSSLLDLSSTNIRLLTEEYLEELIEKNLLSKKIEIIEEEGKR
- a CDS encoding DMP19 family protein, giving the protein MKRILLMGMFASILSFFGCKEKQSEKSKSDSEFDAQISESIEAFKNRPIHENLTQEIIDSTKDEDLVQVIFDNLISKLPEDYTKEYETVNGWNQARKTIYLIWLLEAEVNNGGFNQFYFNSSGQFYKYIPEALLKINAELFADLTERANKVYESENEKITEKQDGTLEGFSESYENNPLNSFDDEFYELYDKEDLMKLQVEYIRENSKEFID
- a CDS encoding serine hydrolase domain-containing protein, producing MKYSLLFTYLFLIVSFGQSFSQENTSDDIISRIIQKNGQKFVKSKNINSVSIGIYKDGQVYTEHFGEIVKGKNNPPNDKTVYEVGSVSKTITGYLVAKAVLEQKIKLEDDIRIYLEGDYSNLEYNSTPISIRNLITHTSGLPMFLPFKMNGLYEKLTKEVPNEYLALEKSYSKEKFLDDLASVSITAKPGTNYSYSNAGAELIGKILETVYHKSIDELLKENISAKYNTSTTKIKLDSIQNKKLVRGYWMNSETPAPNNLNPLWGTAGGIKMTIIDMMQYVELQLNNKNPIISESHKALYEVRSPLNIAYFWRVWKDKYGTSYNHHGGTSGTQNWLFIYPKYNLGISIITNQSGPKTPNLLSKTAQKILKELIKE
- a CDS encoding transposase, with translation MYKNDKVIRRYSEPFKLKILDELTTGKLNKYQLGKAYGIAPTTINEWIKKYNRKDLMNTRITVKTKDEITRIKQLQKEIEQLKKLLLKKDLDAMIQDSYLEVAAEDLGYKSVAELKKKLNIER
- a CDS encoding IS3 family transposase, with protein sequence MTTITNCFGLKRDAYYKYKHRADKRLKLEQQIIQIVKQKRKSLPREGVRKLKTSLKNDFDNANLKVGRDMLFNVLRKHNMLTTRKKPSYRTTNSFHRFYKYKNIIKDLRVDRPNQVWVSDITYIRTVKGFCYLALITDLYSRKIIGYDLSDSLELSGCVRALKKALYQAKNTDELIHHSDRGIQYCSNLYTQILKRKNIKISMTEDNHCYENAVAERGNGILKDEFYLDQTFDNVIHAKRAAKSAINLYNQIRLHVSLDYKTPNMVYKLTA